The following are encoded together in the Arvicanthis niloticus isolate mArvNil1 chromosome 9, mArvNil1.pat.X, whole genome shotgun sequence genome:
- the LOC117715391 gene encoding ecto-ADP-ribosyltransferase 4, whose amino-acid sequence MRLPSSTDRRMALWLPGGQLTLLLLLFWVQQTAIGSAEAALKVDVDLTPDSFDDQYQGCSKQVAEALNRGDYFMKEIDTHKYYSRAWQKAHLTWLSQVKPLPESMATVHAVAILVFTLNLNVSSDFAKAMTRAAGSPGQYRQSFHFKYLHYYLTSAIQLLRKDSSTKNGSLCYKVHHRMKDVNTEVSVGSTIRFGQFLSASLIKEETQVSGNQTLFTTFTCLGASVQDFSLRKEVLIPPYELFEVISKNSTPKGDLINLRSAGNMSTYNCQLLRASGEMLTPAPMIIVCFSLVTVVISSKNREQRNLLSSF is encoded by the exons ATGCGTCTACCAAGTTCTACAGACAGGAGGATGGCGCTGTGGCTTCCAGGAGGGCAGCtcaccctgctgctgctgctgttctgggTCCAGCAGACAGCCATCGGGAGCGCTGAG GCTGCTCTTAAGGTCGATGTTGACTTGACACCAGATTCCTTTGATGACCAGTACCAAGGCTGTAGCAAACAGGTGGCAGAGGCGCTAAATCGAGGAGATTATTTCATGAAGGAAATAGACACTCATAAGTATTACTCCAGAGCATGGCAAAAAGCCCACTTAACCTGGCTGAGCCAGGTGAAGCCCCTCCCCGAGAGCATGGCCACTGTGCATGCTGTGGCCATCTTGGTTTTCACCTTGAATCTCAATGTGAGCTCTGACTTTGCCAAGGCCATGACCAGGGCTGCGGGGTCTCCTGGGCAGTACAGACAGTCATTCCACTTCAAGTATCTGCACTACTACCTCACCTCAGCCATCCAGCTGCTGAGGAAAGACAGCTCTACAAAGAACGGCAGTCTGTGTTACAAGGTACACCACAGGATGAAGGATGTGAACACTGAAGTCAGTGTAGGTTCCACCATCCGATTCGGCCagttcctttctgcctccctgatAAAGGAAGAGACACAGGTGTCTGGAAACCAAACACTGTTTACTACTTTCACTTGTCTGGGTGCCTCTGTGCAAGACTTCTCTCTCAGGAAGGAAGTCTTGATCCCCCCCTATGAGTTATTTGAAGTCATAAGTAAGAACAGCACCCCCAAAGGAGATTTGATAAACTTGCGGTCTGCTGGGAACATGAGCACATATAACTGCCAGCTGCTAAGAG CTTCCGGCGAGATGCTCACGCCTGCTCCAATGATCATCGTTTGCTTCTCCTTGGTCACTGTTGTCATCTCGTCCAAGAACAGAGAGCAAAGGAATctactgtcttctttttaa